Proteins found in one Passer domesticus isolate bPasDom1 chromosome 16, bPasDom1.hap1, whole genome shotgun sequence genomic segment:
- the LOC135281810 gene encoding oxidative stress-responsive serine-rich protein 1-like isoform X2 → MDLEAKDEEEESLQTAFKKLRVDAAGCIAALSVGDGTILRTTTRAAMDGAKQQPVSSKEAWHGCVRKPSRGSARVPRRRRSKSPVLHPPKFTYCNLKANSQLKHKPQADTSKGVISSDVFVPAEHGTKDGQDSHLEASNDRTEPLEAFTAEEPSQQLGENCPALPSSFENSLQTSDFQSLSMLSDGRQCPCTDRKCQCKQWRSMEVYSFSGLRSVLSECEKAVLGVHTHSLQNRSPSGTASASSHRSCSEQARAFVDDVTIEDLSGYMEYYLYIPKKMSHMAEMMYT, encoded by the exons ATGGACTTGGAAGCTAAagatgaagaggaggagagTCTACAAACAGCATTCAAAAAGCTGAGAGTGGATGCAGCAGG ATGTATTGCAGCTCTGTCCGTGGGCGACGGGACGATCCTCAGAACAACGACAAGAGCAGCCATGGATGGAGCCAAGCAGCAGCCTGTCAGCTCCAAGGAAGCATGGCATGG GTGTGTGAGAAAGCCTTCCCGAGGATCGGCGAGGGTCCCGCGGCGCCGGCGCTCCAAGTCTCCGGTCCTGCACCCTCCCAAGTTCACCTACTGCAACCTGAAAGCCAACAGCCAGCTGAAACACAAACCCCAGGCAGACACTTCGAAGGGTGTCATCAGCTCAGATGTTTTTGTCCCAGCAGAACATGGTACGAAGGACGGGCAGGATTCTCACCTTGAGGCCAGTAACGACAGAACTGAACCGTTGGAAGCTTTCACCGCCGAAGAGCCTTcgcagcagctgggggagaattgccctgctctcccctcatcCTTTGAGAACAGCTTGCAAACCTCAGATTTCCAGTCCTTATCCATGCTTAGCGACGGCAGGCAGTGCCCTTGCACGGACAGGAAGTGCCAGTGCAAGCAGTGGCGCAGCATGGAGGTGTACTCCTTCTCTGGCCTGCGCAGCGTCCTGTCCGAGTGCGAGAAGGCCGTCCTGGGAGTCCACACCCACTCCCTCCAGAACAGATCTCCCTCTGGGACAGCCTCAGCAAGCTCTCacaggtcttgttctgagcaAGCTCGAGCCTTTGTGGATGATGTGACTATTGAAGATCTTTCGGGATACATGGAATACTACTTATATATTCCCAAGAAAATGTCTCACATGGCAGAGATGATGTATACTTGA
- the LOC135281810 gene encoding oxidative stress-responsive serine-rich protein 1-like isoform X1, whose amino-acid sequence MVLGNQRAVALPEQEVYSVWHGWLSTESTSMDLEAKDEEEESLQTAFKKLRVDAAGCIAALSVGDGTILRTTTRAAMDGAKQQPVSSKEAWHGCVRKPSRGSARVPRRRRSKSPVLHPPKFTYCNLKANSQLKHKPQADTSKGVISSDVFVPAEHGTKDGQDSHLEASNDRTEPLEAFTAEEPSQQLGENCPALPSSFENSLQTSDFQSLSMLSDGRQCPCTDRKCQCKQWRSMEVYSFSGLRSVLSECEKAVLGVHTHSLQNRSPSGTASASSHRSCSEQARAFVDDVTIEDLSGYMEYYLYIPKKMSHMAEMMYT is encoded by the exons ATGGTCCTGGGAAACCAGCGTGCGGTAGCCCTGCCTGAGCAAGAGG TTTATTCTGTATGGCACGGTTGGTTATCCACTGAGAGCACATCAATGGACTTGGAAGCTAAagatgaagaggaggagagTCTACAAACAGCATTCAAAAAGCTGAGAGTGGATGCAGCAGG ATGTATTGCAGCTCTGTCCGTGGGCGACGGGACGATCCTCAGAACAACGACAAGAGCAGCCATGGATGGAGCCAAGCAGCAGCCTGTCAGCTCCAAGGAAGCATGGCATGG GTGTGTGAGAAAGCCTTCCCGAGGATCGGCGAGGGTCCCGCGGCGCCGGCGCTCCAAGTCTCCGGTCCTGCACCCTCCCAAGTTCACCTACTGCAACCTGAAAGCCAACAGCCAGCTGAAACACAAACCCCAGGCAGACACTTCGAAGGGTGTCATCAGCTCAGATGTTTTTGTCCCAGCAGAACATGGTACGAAGGACGGGCAGGATTCTCACCTTGAGGCCAGTAACGACAGAACTGAACCGTTGGAAGCTTTCACCGCCGAAGAGCCTTcgcagcagctgggggagaattgccctgctctcccctcatcCTTTGAGAACAGCTTGCAAACCTCAGATTTCCAGTCCTTATCCATGCTTAGCGACGGCAGGCAGTGCCCTTGCACGGACAGGAAGTGCCAGTGCAAGCAGTGGCGCAGCATGGAGGTGTACTCCTTCTCTGGCCTGCGCAGCGTCCTGTCCGAGTGCGAGAAGGCCGTCCTGGGAGTCCACACCCACTCCCTCCAGAACAGATCTCCCTCTGGGACAGCCTCAGCAAGCTCTCacaggtcttgttctgagcaAGCTCGAGCCTTTGTGGATGATGTGACTATTGAAGATCTTTCGGGATACATGGAATACTACTTATATATTCCCAAGAAAATGTCTCACATGGCAGAGATGATGTATACTTGA